The DNA segment ATCTCCTCTTCAGTTTACTGTTCGTCAGTAGTCATCAGGGGAATGAACTGGGAAAAGCTCTTTAATAATAGGAACAGATTTCACAACTGGCAGTAACAGATcctaatatattttataatctGCTCTTTCTTGCTTCTTTGGGAGGCCTAAAACTTCTGGATGACCTTATGTGCTGAAAAGAACCTGGTAGTTTCTTAGATAGGAAGCTGTGGATTATCCTTTGCAGTATGAGGAAATTTGTGCACACACAAGATACTTCGCAATTACATAGGTCTGCCCAGGAACAaggcagaaacaggaaaaaatgggccttttaaaatttttattgtttcttatGGAGAAATAACCATGCATATATGTGCAGTAGGGATGCTGAATCCCACATGCCACAGATCTGGTGGACTGGTCTGTGCAGTCCTGATAAGCGTGAGTATCCAGACCGTCCTTTACACCACTGATCGTCGGTGCACTACAGATGTGCCTTGCAGGTCTGTCGTTTCTGGGCTCTGGTATATCTCCTTGTGCCTGAACTGGAGATGGGTGTGCAGGCAAACCAAATGCCAAGGAAGgttatttaaaattgctttattCTAAAAATAGGGGGGGAAATGAACTCTGATGGTATAGCTTTACTTTTGCTGCTCAGTGAGCCCTTTTTACTAAATAAAATGGCATCCTGATTCCAGAGCATTTTCCCAGGGACACCTTTAAACGCGAGTTTTTAAGCATCACAGAAAGTGTCTGTAGAGGTTCTGTGTGTAGATGAGACAGCGTAGAGCAAACGCCATGAGTTCCTTGCACGAGTAGCTGTTACATCTTCAGGTGTGGACCTTGCCTGGGGTGAGCAGTCATTCCTGTGTGCATAGTCAGAACAGGTTGGGAAAACCCAAAGCGATCAGCCAGCACTGGAGATGTGGATCCAAAGTAGAGGACAAGTGATACTCACAGAGTTAAAATGTGATCATGGTAGCACCGTGGTTTAATCAGTCTAtagctgaatttaaaataaataaaaataaagggtAATTTCCCCCTGCTCCCTCAGTATTTCAATTTAAGACAGACTTTCTGACCCATCTATCACTTCATACCtgtaatgttatttttagaTTGCTCTTTTATCTTGCTTACCCTCAGAACTGTCACTGTTACACATATTCAACCTGGGCAGTTGTCTCTGAAATAACTAGTTCAGGGCAAGTCTGGCAAATAAATTACTTACTTAAACTGTCAGCATAACTTATTAATGTCAGTTGCATATGTTGCTTTATATGTGGCTTAGTTCTGGTGCGGAATTAGGTGTTTATACATCGGGTTTTAACTACGAAAGTTCGTCATAGTTTGGAATTCTGACTCTTGACTGTTTTCATGATCCAAACTATTCCACTTaagttggttgggttttttttaaataagggcTGTTTAAAGCTACCATTAAGAACCAGTGTTTTAGCCAGTCCTCATAAATTATTGTATTCTTTCCCTGATAAACAGTTTAGATGGCTAAGCAATAAAGAGCAATCTGGAAGTTAGAAGCTTGTGACATGAGAACTTTTTTCATCTTATGAATTAGTGATTTTGCCGTAACAGAATTTCCAGTGTCCTATTTTTGGATATGAAGATAATGATTTTCTGGTGGGAGTTAGAGAAATCCAAGTGCAGTTTATCACAAACTCACTGGACCGGCTTCTTGGTGTAAAACTTCTCACTTTGAGTGAGAATGAATGAAACCAAACTGTTTATGAAACTAAGAGACCCAGCCCCAAACAGTTTTCTTACTGTGCCCCCTTTTCTTGTTGTCTCGTACTTCTCCAAAGacacttctgtggttttttttctttttaaattaggTCCCAGTCCTGAAAAGTACAGATGACTGTCATGCCTGCATGGAACTGCAGTGATGTGATGGAGGGGGGGGAGGTCCATGGGGACTGCATTCTGCCTGTGTGTTATACTttagaggagggagaaaaataatcttagtATAGCTAGGCAGTAGTTAAGGCTTTCAAGCAGGACTATGATGTGAATATCAGTAgtctcagtttcttttctttctgcacttGATGTGTTTATCTTTCTATAATAAAATCATACTTAAaatttgtgggggttttggctGTTTTTTAGAAGTATCATCTGCGTTCTGGACTAAAAGCAAGAAGTactatgaaacaaaaatgtgaaatctTAGCTGTGTTAATTTAAACACACTCTATGCGAGCTGTTAGGCTGGGAGATAGAAGTCACAACCTATCAGATAACTTGTATTCatcatttctgttcctttacAGTCCCAGTGGGTCTTTATTATCCTGCTTGGAGCAGGTGAAGACTTACTTGCTGACTGATGGAACATGCAAGTGTGGCCTAGAATGTCCTCTTGTTCTTcccaaggtaaaaaaaaaaagcattatttttgaTCTCTGTGCTATGATCTTTGTGAGCTAACTATGTCAGCTGATGTGCTATGCCATGACTTAATCTCTGTTCAgatcatatatataaaatgagCTAAGTGGTATACACCCAAAGATATaccataaaatacaaaatgaatctcccctctgccttctcccctcATGGAAAAGATCTGACTTGGGGTTTATGGTGTTTGAACATTTTCCTATTTGGAAACCTACTGTCGACAGAGTCATGTTAACATGTGAGAATCAGAGTGAGACGCTGACTTAGGTGATAGCTTCAGTGTCAGCTTCACAATTTCATGGTCTATACACAAATGGtaaacttttcttcttaaacaCACGTGggtcctttctcctttttctccctacGCTGTATACTGAGGAGTGTTAAAGTTCTGTTGCTAGATGACAACTTCCATGACTCTGTTTACTTATTAtaaatacattcactttttattCATAATTTTGAAACAACTGCAAAGGTATCTCTTGGGCAAGTAGGAGCAGTCAGCTAGCTCTAAGGAACAGAGGCAAATCTAATTCTATGTAAAATTTCTGATTTAGGTATATTGCATGAGTTTGCTGCCtataatcattattttaaatgttggaATTTTTACTCTCAGGTCTTTAACTTTGATCCTGGAGCTGCTGTGAAGCAAAGAACTGCTGAAGATGTTAAAGCGGACGAAGATGTCACCAAACTATGCAtacataaaaggaaaattattgcTGTGGCTACACTTCATAAAAGCATGGAAGCACCGCATCCTTCACTAGTTCTAACTAGTCCTGGTGGTGGAACAAGTGAGTAAAATCCTGCAGAATCATTCAATTACCTAATTTTAGATATATGTAATTAATATGCAGAAGCACCCCCAAAAGTTTAATGTATCTATGAGTGCAACAGTAAACAgattcaaggaaaaaatagagGTAGTAATTAGAGAGATGTAGGTAGATAGAAGATGAGTCTAAAAAGCAGGTCATCCCAGACTAAGAGCATGATTTTCTTGGAAAAGATATCAGATTTTTCtagacaaagaaaatacattagcTCTCATCTTTTGGAACTGTAGTAATATGTCTGATATTCGGTCACATGGGAAATTAGAGAAGCAGAATAAAGTGATTATAAAGGGATTAGAATGTGGCTAAGGACTTGGCTAAATGGGAAATTGTATTGCAAGGCAGAATATACAGAAAGAGAAGATCTCCACTGTAATTTCTCAAGGATTATTTTTGGGGACCAACCCGGATTAGCGTTTTCATTATCCATATCAACAAAAAATGAGGTAATTTGTTGATGGATGAAGTTGACAGGTATTATCAAATCAAGAGAGGATCAAAACATGTTGAAAAACCAGGGAATCATTGAGACCTGGAGTGAAAGAAAAGGTATAGCAACAAATCCTGTTAATTGTAAGGTTATTCACCTGGGGACTAGTGAAAAAAGCTATTAGCTGTAAATTATTGAGCTGATCAAAGATGCCTGTGAGCAGTACCAGATGGCAGTATGGTGCAGATCAATGTGACTCTGAGAGAAGGAAGTACGAACGCCGTTGTATGCTTACTGCCTTCCTCCGCCGCTGTTCTCGCTGGCGGCACTCAAGCTGAAATAGAGCAGAGGCTTTTCTCTTAGTGAACTGCAAAACCTGTTTTATGAAAGTCATCTAAAAGCGTTTAGCTTGTTCAACCTAGCAAAATGGTGGCTTGAAGGAGATACGATTGCCGTCAATAAAGGCATCAGGAGAATCAGCACCAGAAAATAAAGCTACTTCAGCTAAAGGACAAAGTTAGCACTGAAAGAAACAGCTACAAAACCAGAGTGGCATAGAAACTGAAACTGTCAGTTAGGTGCTTTGTAAGGATTACAAGGAAAGGTTCCAAAGCAGTCTTACAAGTCCAAATGGTTGGGACAAAGGAGTGAAGGTTACTTTTAAGACAGCGCTCGGTTAAGTTTATAGTGATGTTATAGTGATATACTCTGATGCATGCAACTTCTGAGAAATGGCCCTTGATAATCTGAGAGACATTTTGCACCCCTATATTGCTGTAATAATAGCTGGCTAATTGCTGGCTGCTCTGTAGCTTGACTTCATAGTGGAAAGTTTTTaagagtataaaaataaataataaatttcagaTACATAGCCAATGCTACGATACCAGTGCTGTTCATAGTACTGATGTGCTCTTGCATTTTCAAATTGCTATTTAcgattttaaagcttttaaaaattgggGTTTTCAATGTcgtggtttgggttttttaaacagtgcAGTTTCCCAAATGACTATGCgttttccttattattttttttttattctttatggGTAGTACTCAaactacatttctgttttcaaaaaattaGCAAAATGAAGGAGGTAAAACCAGCTGAATATCAAAGACACAAGTCATGTTTATGTGGCCTTGCCTTCTCTGTTGATCAGAATTTTGTGCAttaagcaaagaagaaaatatccCTAAATTGCCTTTGtaaacaaaatgtcttttcatttaTGCACAGTTACATTTTACTATTTCTTTGGTCCAATATTCAAGGTGAGGGTTCTCGTACACACTTGTTTTGCAGTTCATTCTGGAGATTTGTCCCCTAAATAAGACACTGGTTGTATTTTGGGAAAGGTAATATGTTTGTTTCTGTCATGATGTAGCCAGTTGAGCAAATAGGATGAAGGCAGGATTGTCAGTGCCATCTGTCTCCTATGGCCAGgctggaggaaagaagggaatTGGGTTCTTGTGAGTTGAGGAATTTAAAGGCACCTCTGAATTCATTTGAACATGAAATCTCTAGCTCATTATCCAAGTTTAAGTTTGCATATTCAGAGGCTGCATGCCAAGCACTCCAAGCTGAATTACAATTTCCCAGAGCAGTAGAACTGGCAGAAAGTCCACCAGACTTGAGCTGCTTGTGATGGTGTTCTTAAAgtaaaacattgaaaaaaatctttttaaataaaactggtATTAgtggacagaaaaggaaagtggTCTTGTGCTTCTAGGAATGTCTAGTGTCAAAGCCAGGATTTACTGGGGGGGTTCTGTTGCGGGGAGGCTCGCATGTCTGCATATCCAAATATCCCCAAGGCTTTTATCCTGAAAACAAACGGTAGAGCCCCTTCTTAAATTAAGCATCTTCACCCCAAGCAAAGCTCGTTGCAGAAGCTGCAGGGAAAGTAATACAGGACATGATATAATGTGTCTTTGCGTGTTCAGCAAGGCAGTTCCCAGGACCAGATGAACTCAGAGGACTGGAACTCGGTGCCAGCGAGTGATGTGGAGTAGCTGCGTCCTGCCTTGCACAGCCTCGGTCTCTGCAGTGGCCTGCTTGGCTGAACAGACATCTGGGCCGGAGCTGTATGGCATGGCTCCCCCGGCATCCTCACCGGGGACCGCAGCTGGGGCAGGACCCTGCTCGCGGTGGGGTGTGGGGAAGCTGGGCTGAGCCCTTGCTGGGCTTTGTTCCTCCTGGACTCGATAGGTGGCGCCAGAGGCTCCTTTTCCCTGCACAGGGATCCCCTGCTTGCTCCTCCCGCCAGCTCTTCCAGCGGTACCCAAAGCGGTGATGCTGGAGGTTCAGGAGTAGGACACGAGTTGATGGTTAGAAAGAAAAGACGGAGGGGAAGGACAAAGATTTAAAGTTGTCCGTATTTATGCACTCTTTATCTGGGATATGGAGATCTGTACTGCTGTGCTATGTAATAGGGTAGCATGCACTGTTCCAGCAACTACTTGATGGTTtaggtattttttctgttgaggCAAAAGTTTAGCCAAGAGGCTTTCTagcttttataaatattttcacacGCAGTAGTTTTGCGCTGAAATGTGTGACAACAGATTTCAAACCAGTAACTGTTGTGTTTTTAATATCAGGTGCAACTCCAGTAGTTCCTACTCGAGCAGCAACTCCAAGATCAATGAGGAATAAATCACATGAAGGAATTACAAATTCTGTGATGCCAGAATGTAAGACTCCTTTCAAGTTGATGATAGGGGCATCTAATGCCATGGGTAGGCTTTACGTGCAAGAAATGGCTGGAAGCCAGCAACAAGAACTTCATTCTGTCTATCCTAGGCAGAGATTGGGTAGTAATGAACTTGGACAGAAGTCTCCGTATCGTGGCAGTCATGGTGGGATGCCCAGTCCAGCTTCATCAGGATCACAGATATATGGAGATGGCTCAATCTCTCCTAGGACTGACCCACTTGGAAGCCCTGATGTTTTCACAAGGAACAATCCCAATTTTCACGGAGCACCCAACTCTAGTCCTATTCACATGAACAGGACACCTCTGTCTCCACCATCAGTAATGCTACATGGTTCTCCCATACAGTCATCCTGTGCAATGGCTGGAAGGACTAATATACCTCTTTCCCCAACCTTGACCACAAAAAGCCCAGTAATGAAAAAACCCATGTGTAATTTTTCAACTGGTATGGAAATACCACGAGCAATGTTTCACCATAAACCGCCCCAAGGTCCACCCCCACCTCCTCCACCGCCTTCTTGTGCTCTTCAGAAAAAGCCATTAACATCAGAAAAGGATCCACTTGGCATACTTGACCCTATTCCTAGCAAACCAGTGAATCAGAATCCTGTTATCATTAACCCAACTACTTTCCATTCAAATGTCCACTCTCAGGTACCTGTGATGAATGTAAGCATGCCTCCTGCTGTCGTCCCTTTGCCAAGTAATCTTCCTTTGCCAACGGTAAAACCTGGTCACATGAACCATGGAAGTCATGTTCAAAGAGTTCAGCATTCTGCTTCaacttccctttctccttcaccAGTGACGTCCCCAGTTCATATGATGGGATCCGGGATTGGAAGGATCGAGGCTTCTCCCCAAAGATCACGTTCTTCTTCCACATCATCAGATCATGGAAActtcctgctgcctccagtAGCTCCACAGTCATCGTGTAGTGGTATTAAAGTTCCTCCCAGGTCTCCAAGGTCAACAATAGGGTCACCGAGACCATCAATGCCATCTAGCCCTTCCACCAAACATGATGGACTTAATCAATACAAGGACATCCCTAACCCATTAATTGCTGGAATGAGTAATGTATTAAATCCTCCAAACAATGCAGTTTTTTCTACTGCATCGGCTGGAAGCGGTTCCTTGAAGAGTCAGCCTGGTTTGCTGGGAATGCCTTTAAATCAGATCTTGAACCAGCACAATGCTGCCTCTTTTCCAGCAAGCAGTTTactctcagcagcagccaaagcacagctagcaaatcaaaataaacttgCTGGTAACAACAGTAACAGCAGTAGCAGTTCTGGACCTGTTGCCAGTGGTGGCAACAACGAAGGACATAGCACTTTAAATACCAtgttccctcctgctgccaatGTGCTTCTACCAACGACTGAAGGGCAAAGCGGCCGAGCAGCACTGAGAGATAAATTGATGTCTCAGCAAAAAGATCCTCTGAGAAAACGAAAGCAGCCGACCACTACGGTGTTGAGTTTGCTGAGACAGTCTCAGTTGGACAGTTCCGGAGTTTCCAAAGCTGGATCTGATTTGATAAGAAAGCAAAGTCAAAGCTCCTTTCCCATCAGTTCTATGTCCCAGCTACTTCAGTCCATGAGTTGTCAAAGCTCTCACATGAGCAGCAATAGTACCACCAGTTGTGGGAGCTCAAATACTGCTTTACCTTGCTCTGGTAACCAGATGCATTTTGCAGACACCAGTATGAACTCTGGCAGTCTCCAGAACTCGCTGGCACAGAGTTTACCCTTGCGAGGGGAAGGTGTGCACTGCCAGAACACAAACACTAACTTTGTCCATGGTACTAGCCCGGGCACAACCAACCATCTTGCAGGTTTAATAAATCAGATGCAGGCTAGCGGGAACTGTGGGATGCTCAGTCAGTCAGGAATGGCTTTAGGAAATTCCTTACATCCAAACCCACCTCAGTCAAGAATCCAGGCATCCTCCACGCCAGTGATACCAAACAGCATTGTTAGCAGCTGTAATCAAACAAGTCCTGAAGCAGgtatgtttccttttaaaaggatACCCCTGTGTTTGACTGCTTGGAAATACATGATGACTGTTTTTAAATGGGTTCCTTTTACAcatctgctttttaaacttGAGTTTACCAATATGAAGAGTATGCCTATTTCATGCTGATATCCACATACTCAACAACAACgcaagtaagaaaaatacaattgtAAGCTAAAATAGATCTCCCTTTATCTGAGCAAAATCATCCTGGCCTCCTTACTGTGACAACTCTTGCTTCTTTTAACTGCCACGCATTCTACATGAAGTCCGTCCATGCACTTTTGTATATGCCCAAGCATACACTTTTATCACTTGCCCAAataaatttggggtttttttgcagcaaaCCCTGCTACTTCCACCCTAGAATGCTGTGGCTAACCTAGCAGTGTATGTCCGGGCTATGCATGTGTTCTTTACTGCTTGCATTAAAGTGTTGGTGTTACCAGATACTAGGAGTACAGAAGTTTACAAAATAACCCGTTTCAGGGACAGCGTGGGAGAATGCCGAGTCTGTGTTTGCCTTTATCATGATAATTTTACTAAGCTGGTAATTAAATGGGTGAATTAACTGTATATTCAGTTGGAAGAGTATAGAGATTTCCTGGTTTATTCGTCAGTGAAGACTTGGAGAGGAAACAGGTACGCTGCTGTTACTGTCTCCTTGCTGTTTAAACATTAAAAGGGAGATAGCtcaaaaaattgtatttcatttaaCTACTACTGGTTGAACAAAGTATACGGTTTTGGAAGATGGTACCGTGATATTTcttaagcagaaagaaaaccttcCATTTGATGTTTAAGTCTTTCAGCTTGGTTAACTTTCAAAATGTGTGTTTGATACAATCATAGCTAAACTTCATCAGGTCAAATGAAAGTGACTGTAAGCATGCAAGCAGCCTCCCTCATTAACCCAAGAAAGAACCTGATATGTATTCCTGAGCTTCCTCCAAGGGAGCTGTTTATTCCTTAAAATATGGAATGGAATCATATAAAAACtgaattacataaaaataattttctaatattATGCTGGTCACAGCTTCTGATGACTTTTAAgggtttctctttccattcctggggaaaaaaggcttgctttttttttttccttagctatATTGGTGGTTTGTGTTGCAAGCCAGCCGCTATTAATCCTTGCATGGCTGTTTTGCCTTGTCATGCTGACAAAGAGGGGAGTGTTTCCTGATGTACTCTGTCTCTTCTGAGACTTTGTACTCTCTTCTGAACAGAACAAAGGTCTGGGTTTGCCTTAGGAGCTTGTTTCCGTGTCCCTCTAAGCATACTAGAAAATGCCTTTAGCAAGGATTTTTTGGATTTCCACCTCTGTGGAGCTCGGTGGGGAGCACTGGTAGGTATGGGTTCTTCTGAATTGTCGCTGTCCACCCAGCTGAAGAAAGCTGTGATGTTATTGCAGCAGTGGACCACGTTAACTCGCCCtccagagagcagaaaaaacTGAATGTGATGTGAGATAAGAGCCTGCGCAGCAGCAGTTACCATCAAGAAGCTGAGCTGTAGCAATTCACCCCATGTGGAGTAAGGTTGAAAAGGCTCGAGATTAACAGTTGTTTTACATTACATAAAAGTTATCAATGAAGTGTTGCTTAAAGACTATTAAAGTAGTCTTCAAAGACCAAGAATCCAAGCTCATCCCGGTGCGGGATCTTCTCACCTCTGCTCCATCAGTTTGCCCCAGCCTTATGCCGTAGCTTCAGCAGGGTGGTGACTGGGAGCACTGGTGAAAGCTGCCTTCGGGCCAACGGCACAGCTTGGCAGCATTCCCCTGTTAGTTAATCAGAGCCTTTGCTTGTATTGCCAGTCCTTGTCCTCAGGCAAGCTGAATTTCTTCCTGAGAAGACAAATCTGACAGAACAAATCTGTGCATGTGTCAAAGCCCCATGAAGAAAAGTTTTGACATAAACAGCCAATTCCGTTCTCCTCAGTGTAGGAGAAGCAGTACGTGTAGAACCCCACTCAGGACTTCTCTTCCACTGTGGTATTTCCACAGAATGGTACTTTTAATACCCTGGAGATAGCTGATAGAATTCTAGCACTATAATTATAGGGCCTTAAAGTGacacttttttccttatgtAAATGGTAAATGATAGTTCTGCGCAAGCAAAGACTAGAAAGATTTTAATATGTTCTGTTCCTCACTACCGAAGGGCTTCGTGCCTGTAGTTCTGATGCTTGCAAAATACACACAACCTgcagttaattattttattaaatatccGTGATGGCTAGAAGCCTAgaaacctgttttcttctttgagaTGAAATTTCAGATTCTGATATCTTTGTGTTATTCCCAGGGGCAAGGCCCTAAAACGGCGCATAAACCTTCATCCCGCCTCCTGCCTGAGTCATCGCCGCCGTGCAGGCCTCAGGCGTAAGATTTAAATCTAATCCGTAGCCTGTGAAAATCCAGACTGGGGCTTTTTGTGTTGGCAGGAGGGTGGAAGCATTCTTTCCATGAAACAAGTGTGAAATGTTGAATATATTGCATGaataataacttttaaaaagaaaagttagtTACCAGTCGTCATTCGGTGTCAGGTAAGAGGAATTATTGGGAATTGTTGTGTGCCAAGGCACAGAGAGTTGCTCGTTCTGGGGGCTGGAGCCGAGCAGTGTCAGCCATGCCCTGAGAACCACGCTTGCCAGAGCAGTTTAGCTGAGTAAGATGTCTTCAGGAAACTCTTGTGTTCGTATTGGAGtttgtggcttttctttttttttcctttttttttttttgtgctttgttttgaagtattttaattgctaaatctgttttctgcttctgtgccaGCATTCAAAGTAGCTACTAATCAGAAAATAGttcctgagagaaaaaaatgtggagaaTCACCACAATTAGATAGCTGGTTATTACCTAagcttttaattatattttaaccGTATGGACCAAGTTTTATTATtctagcttttgttttcttcttccgCAGATAGTATCTTTAGTTTCCAGGTAACTTTCAGTATGAGTGTGatggaattaaaaattaataaatgcagaaataaaaatctctgcttATGCAGTAGAAAGCTGTTGCAGTTTTTCAGGTTTGAGCCCTTGAAACCAGTTAtgctcaaattaatttttattaacaatTTCAGTCTCTCAGTTATATAGTATTTGGGTTACAAACAGTGTTTAATAACAGGTGCCTTATAGGAGAGCTAGCAACAGAGCTGTATAGATTATGTAGGGCTGTCCCTTTGAAAAGAGTCCATTTTCTGCCAGGAGACTGGGTtctaaactcttttttttccaatgagtGGTGTTAATATTTCTGGTCACCTTTGACACTGTATTCCTCATTAATCAAGCCCTCGGACTTCTGAAACAAGCTGAAGGTAGAATCCAGTTTGCAGTTTTAAGATTTATTCAGTAAGCCACTTTGCCTCTCTTTggatttgtcttttctttttgaaaatttgttctttttgaCTGCATCACTGTGTGATGTATTTTATTGCAGAGTTTGGTtcgtttattttttttcttgctcttacCATGTGCCTTTAGTCCAGAAGTTCTCCTTGTAGAAAATCTCTCTGTGTGTTGAACATGGAACACACAAATCCTGCTAAGAATGCAACATG comes from the Falco peregrinus isolate bFalPer1 chromosome 8, bFalPer1.pri, whole genome shotgun sequence genome and includes:
- the MBD5 gene encoding methyl-CpG-binding domain protein 5 isoform X3, whose protein sequence is MNGGKECDGGDTDGGPPAVQVPVGWQRRVDQSGVLYISPSGSLLSCLEQVKTYLLTDGTCKCGLECPLVLPKVFNFDPGAAVKQRTAEDVKADEDVTKLCIHKRKIIAVATLHKSMEAPHPSLVLTSPGGGTSATPVVPTRAATPRSMRNKSHEGITNSVMPECKTPFKLMIGASNAMGRLYVQEMAGSQQQELHSVYPRQRLGSNELGQKSPYRGSHGGMPSPASSGSQIYGDGSISPRTDPLGSPDVFTRNNPNFHGAPNSSPIHMNRTPLSPPSVMLHGSPIQSSCAMAGRTNIPLSPTLTTKSPVMKKPMCNFSTGMEIPRAMFHHKPPQGPPPPPPPPSCALQKKPLTSEKDPLGILDPIPSKPVNQNPVIINPTTFHSNVHSQVPVMNVSMPPAVVPLPSNLPLPTVKPGHMNHGSHVQRVQHSASTSLSPSPVTSPVHMMGSGIGRIEASPQRSRSSSTSSDHGNFLLPPVAPQSSCSGIKVPPRSPRSTIGSPRPSMPSSPSTKHDGLNQYKDIPNPLIAGMSNVLNPPNNAVFSTASAGSGSLKSQPGLLGMPLNQILNQHNAASFPASSLLSAAAKAQLANQNKLAGNNSNSSSSSGPVASGGNNEGHSTLNTMFPPAANVLLPTTEGQSGRAALRDKLMSQQKDPLRKRKQPTTTVLSLLRQSQLDSSGVSKAGSDLIRKQSQSSFPISSMSQLLQSMSCQSSHMSSNSTTSCGSSNTALPCSGNQMHFADTSMNSGSLQNSLAQSLPLRGEGVHCQNTNTNFVHGTSPGTTNHLAGLINQMQASGNCGMLSQSGMALGNSLHPNPPQSRIQASSTPVIPNSIVSSCNQTSPEAGGSGPSSSIAIAGTSQPAITKTTSVLQDGVIVTTAAGNPLQSQLPIGSDFPFAGHEHSLHFPQNSSSNNNLPHSLNQNLLNSLPISLPVNQQHLLNQNLLNILQPSAGEGDMSSINTTLNNHQLSHLQSLLNNNQMFPSNQQQQHLLQGYQNMQGFQGQPPIPGPANNPNPMACLFQNFQVRMQEDAAVLNKRMITQMGMAPVPESSNTMLPPFQETSCDLQQRTEPSLGQQAKDNLNVAAQGDTSVDAIYKAVVDAASKGMQVVITTAVSSTTQMSPIPALSAMSAFTASIGDPLNLSSAVSAVIHGRNIAVSDHEGRIRNTRGTRILKNSEHGKNSSEGDGYEYYKSASCNTPKKQWEGEQSPVSEINRWKCEEFLDHSTHIHSSPCHERPNNISTLPLLQGEQHQILLSQRNCQSDKMLEENFRYNNYKRTMMSFKERLENTVERCAHINGNRPQQNRGFGELLNTSKQDLILEEQSPSSSNSLESSLVKDYIHYNGDFNAKSINGCVPSPSDAKSISSEDDLRNPDSPSSNELIHYRPRTFNVGDLVWGQIKGLTSWPGKLVREEEVHNSCQQNAEEGKVWVMWFGVHTFTQVEPEKLKTLTEGLEAYNRARKRNRKSGKLNNHLEAAIHEAMSELDKMSGNVHQIPQGDRQVKPPKPKRRKISR
- the MBD5 gene encoding methyl-CpG-binding domain protein 5 isoform X4 produces the protein MNGGKECDGGDTDGGPPAVQVPVGWQRRVDQSGVLYISPSGSLLSCLEQVKTYLLTDGTCKCGLECPLVLPKVFNFDPGAAVKQRTAEDVKADEDVTKLCIHKRKIIAVATLHKSMEAPHPSLVLTSPGGGTSATPVVPTRAATPRSMRNKSHEGITNSVMPECKTPFKLMIGASNAMGRLYVQEMAGSQQQELHSVYPRQRLGSNELGQKSPYRGSHGGMPSPASSGSQIYGDGSISPRTDPLGSPDVFTRNNPNFHGAPNSSPIHMNRTPLSPPSVMLHGSPIQSSCAMAGRTNIPLSPTLTTKSPVMKKPMCNFSTGMEIPRAMFHHKPPQGPPPPPPPPSCALQKKPLTSEKDPLGILDPIPSKPVNQNPVIINPTTFHSNVHSQVPVMNVSMPPAVVPLPSNLPLPTVKPGHMNHGSHVQRVQHSASTSLSPSPVTSPVHMMGSGIGRIEASPQRSRSSSTSSDHGNFLLPPVAPQSSCSGIKVPPRSPRSTIGSPRPSMPSSPSTKHDGLNQYKDIPNPLIAGMSNVLNPPNNAVFSTASAGSGSLKSQPGLLGMPLNQILNQHNAASFPASSLLSAAAKAQLANQNKLAGNNSNSSSSSGPVASGGNNEGHSTLNTMFPPAANVLLPTTEGQSGRAALRDKLMSQQKDPLRKRKQPTTTVLSLLRQSQLDSSGVSKAGSDLIRKQSQSSFPISSMSQLLQSMSCQSSHMSSNSTTSCGSSNTALPCSGNQMHFADTSMNSGSLQNSLAQSLPLRGEGVHCQNTNTNFVHGTSPGTTNHLAGLINQMQASGNCGMLSQSGMALGNSLHPNPPQSRIQASSTPVIPNSIVSSCNQTSPEAGGSGPSSSIAIAGTSQPAITKTTSVLQDGVIVTTAAGNPLQSQLPIGSDFPFAGHEHSLHFPQNSSSNNNLPHSLNQNLLNSLPISLPVNQQHLLNQNLLNILQPSAGEGDMSSINTTLNNHQLSHLQSLLNNNQMFPSNQQQQHLLQGYQNMQGFQGQPPIPGPANNPNPMACLFQNFQVRMQEDAAVLNKRMITQMGMAPVPESSNTMLPPFQETSCDLQQRTEPSLGQQAKDNLNVAAQGDTSVDAIYKAVVDAASKGMQVVITTAVSSTTQMSPIPALSAMSAFTASIGDPLNLSSAVSAVIHGRNIAVSDHEGRIRNTRGTRILKNSEHGKNSSEGDGYEYYKSASCNTPKKQWEGEQSPVSEINRWKCEEFLDHSTHIHSSPCHERPNNISTLPLLQGEQHQILLSQRNCQSDKMLEENFRYNNYKRTMMSFKERLENTVERCAHINGNRPQQNRGFGELLNTSKQDLILEEQSPSSSNSLESSLVKDYIHYNGDFNAKSINGCVPSPSDAKSISSEDDLRNPDSPSSNELIHYRPRTFNVGDLVWGQIKGLTSWPGKLVREEEVHNSCQQNAEEGKVEPEKLKTLTEGLEAYNRARKRNRKSGKLNNHLEAAIHEAMSELDKMSGNVHQIPQGDRQVKPPKPKRRKISR